The following are encoded together in the Bos taurus isolate L1 Dominette 01449 registration number 42190680 breed Hereford chromosome 12, ARS-UCD2.0, whole genome shotgun sequence genome:
- the C1QTNF9 gene encoding complement C1q and tumor necrosis factor-related protein 9 isoform X1: protein MRIWWLLLASGVCTGMVSSQDTCKQGHPGIPGNPGHNGLPGRDGRDGAKGDKGDAGADGHVEAKGIKGDQGSRGPPGKHGPKGLVGPPGEKGLTGETGPQGQKGEKGDVGPVGPEGPEGSTGPSGPTGLLGPTGPIGKPGPKGDAGPLGPQGEPGVRGPRGWKGERGEKGKIGEMPALPKSAFTVGLTVLSKFPPSDTPIKFDRILYNEFGHYDVATGKFICHVAGVYYFTYHITVFSRNIQVSLVKNGAKVLHTKDGYTGSEDQASGGIVLPLKLGDEVWLQVTGGERFNGLFADKDDDTTFTGFLLFSSS from the exons ATGAGGATCTGGTGGCTCCTGCTTGCCTCTGGAGTCTGCACGGGGATGGTGAGCTCACAGGACACCTGCAAGCAGGGACACCCTGGCATCCCCGGGAACCCCGGTCACAACGGACTGCCTGGGAGAGATGGACGAGACGGAGCAAAGGGTGACAAGGGAGACGCAG gGGCAGATGGACATGTGGAAGCGAAGGGCATCAAAGGTGACCAGGGCTCGAGAGGACCCCCAGGGAAGCACGGGCCAAAGGGACTCGTGGGCCCCCCGGGGGAGAAAGGCCTCACGGGAGAGACGGGCCCCCAGGGGCAGAAGGGGGAGAAGGGCGACGTGGGGCCCGTGGGTCCAGAAGGGCCCGAGGGCAGCACCGGACCTTCAGGCCCTACTGGACTGCTCGGGCCCACGGGCCCCATTGGAAAGCCGGGTCCCAAGGGAGACGCTGGCCCCCTGGGGCCCCAGGGCGAGCCTGGAGTCCGCGGCCCAAGAGGCTGGAAAGGGGAACgaggagaaaaggggaaaatcGGTGAGATGCCCGCCTTGCCCAAAAGCGCCTTCACGGTGGGGCTCACGGTGCTGAGCAAGTTCCCTCCATCAGACACTCCCATCAAGTTCGACAGGATCCTGTACAATGAGTTTGGCCACTACGACGTGGCCACGGGCAAGTTCATCTGCCACGTGGCTGGCGTCTATTACTTCACCTACCACATCACCGTCTTCTCCAGGAACATCCAGGTGTCTCTGGTCAAAAACGGGGCCAAAGTCCTGCACACCAAGGATGGTTACACAGGCTCCGAGGACCAGGCCTCAGGCGGCATCGTCCTGCCCCTGAAGCTTGGGGACGAGGTGTGGCTGCAGGTGACCGGAGGGGAGAGGTTCAATGGCTTGTTCGCTGACAAGGACGACGACACGACATTCACGGGCTTCCTGCTGTTCAGCAGCTCCTGA
- the C1QTNF9 gene encoding complement C1q and tumor necrosis factor-related protein 9 precursor, whose product MRIWWLLLASGVCTGMVSSQDTCKQGHPGIPGNPGHNGLPGRDGRDGAKGDKGDAGEPGHPGGPGKDGMTGKKGEPGADGHVEAKGIKGDQGSRGPPGKHGPKGLVGPPGEKGLTGETGPQGQKGEKGDVGPVGPEGPEGSTGPSGPTGLLGPTGPIGKPGPKGDAGPLGPQGEPGVRGPRGWKGERGEKGKIGEMPALPKSAFTVGLTVLSKFPPSDTPIKFDRILYNEFGHYDVATGKFICHVAGVYYFTYHITVFSRNIQVSLVKNGAKVLHTKDGYTGSEDQASGGIVLPLKLGDEVWLQVTGGERFNGLFADKDDDTTFTGFLLFSSS is encoded by the exons ATGAGGATCTGGTGGCTCCTGCTTGCCTCTGGAGTCTGCACGGGGATGGTGAGCTCACAGGACACCTGCAAGCAGGGACACCCTGGCATCCCCGGGAACCCCGGTCACAACGGACTGCCTGGGAGAGATGGACGAGACGGAGCAAAGGGTGACAAGGGAGACGCAG GAGAACCAGGACATCCCGGTGGCCCTGGGAAGGATGGGATGACCGGGAAGAAAGGAGAACCAG gGGCAGATGGACATGTGGAAGCGAAGGGCATCAAAGGTGACCAGGGCTCGAGAGGACCCCCAGGGAAGCACGGGCCAAAGGGACTCGTGGGCCCCCCGGGGGAGAAAGGCCTCACGGGAGAGACGGGCCCCCAGGGGCAGAAGGGGGAGAAGGGCGACGTGGGGCCCGTGGGTCCAGAAGGGCCCGAGGGCAGCACCGGACCTTCAGGCCCTACTGGACTGCTCGGGCCCACGGGCCCCATTGGAAAGCCGGGTCCCAAGGGAGACGCTGGCCCCCTGGGGCCCCAGGGCGAGCCTGGAGTCCGCGGCCCAAGAGGCTGGAAAGGGGAACgaggagaaaaggggaaaatcGGTGAGATGCCCGCCTTGCCCAAAAGCGCCTTCACGGTGGGGCTCACGGTGCTGAGCAAGTTCCCTCCATCAGACACTCCCATCAAGTTCGACAGGATCCTGTACAATGAGTTTGGCCACTACGACGTGGCCACGGGCAAGTTCATCTGCCACGTGGCTGGCGTCTATTACTTCACCTACCACATCACCGTCTTCTCCAGGAACATCCAGGTGTCTCTGGTCAAAAACGGGGCCAAAGTCCTGCACACCAAGGATGGTTACACAGGCTCCGAGGACCAGGCCTCAGGCGGCATCGTCCTGCCCCTGAAGCTTGGGGACGAGGTGTGGCTGCAGGTGACCGGAGGGGAGAGGTTCAATGGCTTGTTCGCTGACAAGGACGACGACACGACATTCACGGGCTTCCTGCTGTTCAGCAGCTCCTGA